The genomic region TTTGTAAATAAGTAATGAGTATTTCATCTCTATCATCATTATAATTCCATGAAACAGAACCATGTATTTTAAAAAGATTTATGATAGGAATTTCTCTATCAAAATTATCAAAAATTCCTGTATGGAGAATTTTTTTATGATAATTTTTCATACTAAGTTTTTTAGTTATATTTCCTGATGATCCATCATTAAAATAAAATTCAACTTTACCAGTTAATTCATCTGCTGCCTTTTCAAAAAATAAATCATAATTTGTGGTAAAAATATTTATTCTTCTTGGCTTTTGATAACCTTCTCTTTGTAAAAAAAACAAAATTTTTTCAAGAAATTTCTTATAATTATTGAATACTTTTTTTCCATCTGTATCTAGTTTTTCTAAAAAACAATTTTTTATTATTTGATGATAATAATATGAATAAACCAAATCCAAAACTTTATTATCAGCTTTATATCTTTCCAATATATCTTCTACTGTTAATTCTTCATTTCTATCTTCAATCCAATTTGTTTTTAAGGTTGGAATTGCACCAACACTTGCCCCTGAACCTATTAAAAAATTAATATTTTTTCCATACATGTTTCCCATTAAATTCATAGAGTTCCTCCATATAAAAATAATTTTTTTACATTAAATTTTTTATTATTTTATTCCTCAATTATTTATTAATTTTTTTAAACAGTTTTCTATTTTATTATATCATAAAATTCAACTAAAAAAGACTACTATTTCTAGTAGTCTTCTTCTTATCTCTCATTTTCTGATTCTTTATCCTTATTTTTAGGTTTTGCCCAGGGATTTTTCTTTCCTGAAGCTTTTTCTTTTTCTACTTCCTGATCCTTACTCTTCAAGTATTTATTTTCTCTTTCTCTGAAGTCTTTCATTTTCTCTCCATATAGGACTTCTGACATTTCTGAATATTCATGAGCATTATCTCTTACATCTTTTACATACAGCATTAATCTATATTCCAGTCCATCTGAAACTTTTTGAGTATCTTTTCCAAATTCCAAATCTCCCAGATCTATTCTGATTTTTTCTTTTATACATTCTCCACCATAATAAAGACTGATTTTAGTTTTATCATATCCTGATTTCTCATTTGTTTCTCTTTCTTTATTTTTCTCTTTGTCATAGTCCATTAACTGTTTGATAAAATTATAGGCTTTTTCGCCCCTTAATGATGTTTCTTCAGCTAATCCAAAGTCATTTTCAGACCAATGGAAAATTACCTGTAGTTTATCTAGTGGCTTTGTTAAAGGTTTATTCTCCAATTTTTTCAGCCTCTATACAAGCTCTGAAAAGCTCGTGGTAATCTTCTTTTAATGCCCCTATCCAACTTTTTAAATAATTGCTGTGATCCTGAAAATGTTCTCCTTCTAATTTTATTCCCAAATCTCCTTGTAGAAATACTGATCCTAATTCTGCTATAAGCTCTTCTTTTGCATATTCAGGGCTTCCAAACATATGTCCCTTATCTCGATTAAGTCTGCTTTCATGCCCTGTACTATGGATCATTTCATGAAGTGCTGTAGATAAAAAAGATTCAGAATCTTTAAAACTTTCCCTTAATGGTAAAACTATTTCATCTTTTGATGGACTGTAGTATGCTTGTTCTTGTCCAACTTCTTTTATTGGACACATAGAAGCAGCTATCATATCTTCAGCTATTTCCAGTATTTGTCCTTTTTCTAATGGAAGTTTTTCTAATTCAGGAATTCCTGCTATTTGTTCAGCATTAAAAACTTTAAAATAATTTACTATAGGTTTATCTAGTTCTCAGCCATCTTGGATCTTTATATCCATTTTTAACTGCTGCCATACTAAGCCTAAATCTATTTCCACCTTTATAATAAACTTCTGAAACTGGATTTTGTGGGCGTACTGCCATTTTATCCCACAACTTTCTAGTTGCTACATACCCTTGTTCCATACTTTTTATAAGTTCATCTACAATTTCTTTTCTGTCCTCCATTACTATTTCAAAAGCGGACTTTTTATTTTTTTCCATCTTCAGCCCCTCCTTCAAGATCTGAAGGCTGAACTATTTCTCCTTCATCAGCAATTCCATATTCTACAATTATTTTTTTATTTTTCCATTTTTTATGCTCTTCAGTTGCTTGTTCAATTTTCTTATTCATAATTCCCCTCCATTTTATCTTTCATTTTCAGATTCTTTATCTTTACCTTTGCTTTTAGCCCAGGGATTTTTCTTCTCTGAAGATTTTTCTTTTTCTACTTCTTTTCCTTCTTGAAACTCTTTCTTTTCAGTTAATTTTCCTGAAATATCATAATATTCCCATGTTCCTATCTGCTTTGATTCTTCATCAAACTGTCCTCTTTCTACTATAGTTCCTTTTTCATCATGTTTTTCATATAGAGTTACTTCCTCTTTTTCATGATATATATCTTTTGTTCCATCTTTCAAATGATAAATCTTCATATATTCATCTTCTTTTGGAGCATACTCTATTCTTTGTACATCTTCATGCCCATTATATACATAATGAACATATCCTATTTCAGTTATTGCTGCTTCTTTTTTACTTTCCTCTGTTAATTTTCCATCAGTATACAACATCATTTTTTCTATATTTCCACTTTTATCATAAAAGTTCCAAGTATCCGTTATTTTCCCATTTTCATCATACTCTTTACTACTTTTAAGTTGCCCATTATCATAATTTTCAATTACTTTTTCTCCTGAATGATTTCTATCTATATCTTCTAAAATTATTCCTTCCTTAGAATACTTTTTGTAAGTTATCATTTCATTATTTTTCCATTCAATTTCCTCTTTTATAGTTCCTGGAAGTAATTGAGGATTTCCAAAAGAATCATCTTCAAGTTCTGGTGGATAATAACTAACTGATTTCCCATCTTGCTTTATAGCTTCACTTCCCATTTCTAATTTTTCTGATAAATTTAGTTCTTGTATATCATTACTTTTATGTCTTTTTTCAATTTCCATTAGCTTATAAACTGAATCCTCTGGACTTGCTCCAGTTGAATAGTATTGCCAAACAAATGTTTCTTTATCTTCTTGCTTTTCTTCCTTTGGTTTAAAAATAAAAGAATGTAATTTATTCATAAAGCTTTTTTCAAATTTTTCCTGATCATGATTTAATTTTCCTTTTTCATTATATATTTTTAGATTTTTTAATTTCTTTCCTTGCTCATAACTTTCTTCATATGATAAAACCCCATTTCTATGGTATGCCTTGTATTGTCCATCATAAAGTGAATCTACAGTTGTTAGTTCTCTTTCTAAATTTCCATTATCATAATATTCTTTTATACTTCCATACACATGATATTCTCCATTTTCATTAATACGAGAAAAGTTTTTTTCTTGCTGTAATATTCCTGATCTATAGTATTCTTTTTCTTCTCTAGTAGAAAGAAGTTTTCCTAATTCTGAATAATTATTTAAAATACTTTCTCCTGTTTTAGATGTATTTATTTCACTTTTCAATTGTCCTGATTCATAATATTCTTTTTTAACTACTCCATCTTCTTTTTTTTCACTGCTATAAAGAAGTTTCCCTAATTCTGAATAATTATTTA from Fusobacterium sp. harbors:
- a CDS encoding SIR2 family protein codes for the protein MNLMGNMYGKNINFLIGSGASVGAIPTLKTNWIEDRNEELTVEDILERYKADNKVLDLVYSYYYHQIIKNCFLEKLDTDGKKVFNNYKKFLEKILFFLQREGYQKPRRINIFTTNYDLFFEKAADELTGKVEFYFNDGSSGNITKKLSMKNYHKKILHTGIFDNFDREIPIINLFKIHGSVSWNYNDDRDEILITYLQNEKDVSEDIFKNLEITSLNSDIEEKYDSKIAGIRNKLRENFVIIFPEKNKFEETVYQEFYYQHLRQLSYELEKNDSILIVFGFSFADEHIASLVKRALNNPTLKIYIFCYQYSQEKELLENLKISKSDKIKFIKPQDDGKIDFENFIKKLFGSDKND
- a CDS encoding LPD25 domain-containing protein, translating into MENKPLTKPLDKLQVIFHWSENDFGLAEETSLRGEKAYNFIKQLMDYDKEKNKERETNEKSGYDKTKISLYYGGECIKEKIRIDLGDLEFGKDTQKVSDGLEYRLMLYVKDVRDNAHEYSEMSEVLYGEKMKDFRERENKYLKSKDQEVEKEKASGKKNPWAKPKNKDKESENER
- a CDS encoding zincin-like metallopeptidase domain-containing protein translates to MIAASMCPIKEVGQEQAYYSPSKDEIVLPLRESFKDSESFLSTALHEMIHSTGHESRLNRDKGHMFGSPEYAKEELIAELGSVFLQGDLGIKLEGEHFQDHSNYLKSWIGALKEDYHELFRACIEAEKIGE
- a CDS encoding ArdC family protein, with the protein product MEKNKKSAFEIVMEDRKEIVDELIKSMEQGYVATRKLWDKMAVRPQNPVSEVYYKGGNRFRLSMAAVKNGYKDPRWLRTR